TTTGATCTAATGTGGCTGGCCTGTAATTACTGCACATCTACACAGCATCTCACAGCTGCTATTACAACCTGTAGACCTTATTTACTTCACTCTTCCCCTTTTTTAGGATGAACATTTCCATCGACTTTTCACACATAAAAATGACTATTTTCTCTTTATTTCATGTAGCTCAAGAGTGTGATGTCCAAACCAGCACCGCCACGTTCCTCCCATCTCAGTGCTATGGGTTCTATGAGTGGATCTCCCTCCTGGCTCTCTCACcgtctcttctctgctctgttcatcaGTGCCCACCGTGGACACATGCCCGCTGTCCGCTTCCTGCTCCAACAAGGTACCCACCACCGCAGAGGCAAAACATCTGGATATCACCGGTGCACTGGAAAAACCTTGTATCTCACTTGTGTGATTTTGATAAATATTATTTTTACATAAATTGAATGTAGACATCCCCCTCAGAGGCATgatgcccatagggggcacaggGGCAGGTGCCCCCTCAGATATTTCTTATCAATCAAGtaagagtagctagcttgtctaactatcttagctggcatgcctgtgtaacagtgtaggttccgtccctctcttcgccccaacccgggctcgaaccagggacccttgcacacatcaacaactgacactccgcgaagcatcgttacccatcgcgccacaaaagccgcggcccttgcaatgcaaggggaaaccctacttcaagtctcagagcgagtgacgtcactgattgaaatgctattagcgcccaccaccgctaactaactagccatttcacatcggttacacctgctggcaaggttggtagacatTAGAAAAGCAAGCACTAagtaaatgtactgaataagactcgtATTaatttcaatcttttacccagattttaggaAGAAATACAGAGAAGCATATTTACTTCATTAAAataaaagaaccaccagtcaggaggatacagacagagtTATGTgtagatatgcagaaaaatattGATTTGCTATTTTTTACATAGAATTTGACATAATGATTATGGCTGTAGATTGTGTTTGAAAAAGCTAAACTCTCCAATTTATGGACGGGGGAGCTAGCCCCCTTCCGGACTACTGTCGTGGAATATTCTAATCAAGTGAGAGAgactgtcatttcttcaaacaatcgtCATTATTCAGTATCGATTAATTATTGTAATAATGAGACTAGTCAACCCAACACTCTTGACTGTTGGGCCGAGGAGCCTAACCTTTACAGAAATGCAGAGATCTTTATATAGCTGACACTAAGAATGATTAGTCATGGctggttccacccctcccatgCAGATTGGGGGGCACCATAAGCCACTTTGGGTTTAACCTGTGGTCATCTGCACTAGAGTGTTGTTTTTACCCCACGttggcttagtttcccagatgccaggatgATTAGAACAATAAGGGATTGTTCGAAACTCTTCCAGGCTATCTCGCTTACACTGACCACATCTTATCTCTGGAATGCCAGCTGTAGGTTTTTAGGCTCCTCTCAGTTCACACAGACATAGATGAGAACTATCTAAAAACTCTAAAatattgcataaaacaaccattcgTTGCATAAAcaatattataacataatcttgtaattaTGCTACCATACCAccccccagccatcctcacatACTTTGTTCCCCCTCAGATGTTTGTGTGCATGACTGATCCCCTTCCATGCTCTGTGAAAACAATATTTCTGTAGgactaatataaataataatacctTGTGAACTTCGATTAATAAATAACAATAGGTCTGAAAAAAAggatttattatttttaattcctGAAGATTTCACTTTTTGGAGATACAGGGTTTTTCCGGTACGCTGGCAGTATCTGTGTCATGTTAATTCGGTCATGCGACGGAAAACGTTTGGCAGAAGAAAGCAAAAGTAAAGCCAGTCTCTccttgtttcagtctgttttctttctGTCTGCCTAACAAACTTGATCCTGTTATCTAGGGGCCAATGTTAAGGGCCAGACTCCCCTGGGGCGCAGTGCCCTCCACGCGGCAGCCGCCCAGGGTCAGTTGCAGTCCATACAGGAGCTACTGGTGTGCGGTGCCCCACACCAACTGGAGGACGCTGAGGGCATGACGGCTCTGAGAACCGCCATGCGCTGGGGCCAGAGGAAGAGCACCCGGCAGCTCTTCCTCTTCCACTGGCAGGAGCGTGCACAGGGCGTGTGCCTCAAGCCTCACCTGGACGAGACAGAACTGTTCGCCCACCAGAAACATGACTCCCAGCTACGCACCTGGCACCGCGGTGCCCACGCTCAGAGATACATGGCCCACCTGGGGCACTGTAGCCGTGGGGTGGAGGGCAGGGTGGAAGTGAGGCAGCTGGGGCCGCCGCAGAACACGGCCATGAGGGCCCAGGCAAGGAGTGCGTGGATGGGGGATGCGTGACCAGAGCTGCAGGTCAAGAACAGGGCGGATGGCCAAGAGCCTGGTCCTGGAGAGCCGTGTACACAGGATttta
The sequence above is drawn from the Salmo salar chromosome ssa22, Ssal_v3.1, whole genome shotgun sequence genome and encodes:
- the LOC106583690 gene encoding ankyrin repeat domain-containing protein 60, whose translation is MAYFYTSTKRISLQVPRPKSAMIYRDIDLKSVPRPKSAIYRDPSKKVKFSLGARLRETGEMFVVPDCHHNMRIRELKKAMELVVGIPTDFQRVCYLDNGDLCDDTTIHCNDIVPGTTVTLMIWPYDGWAELVIAAATGDVFKLKSVMSKPAPPRSSHLSAMGSMSGSPSWLSHRLFSALFISAHRGHMPAVRFLLQQGANVKGQTPLGRSALHAAAAQGQLQSIQELLVCGAPHQLEDAEGMTALRTAMRWGQRKSTRQLFLFHWQERAQGVCLKPHLDETELFAHQKHDSQLRTWHRGAHAQRYMAHLGHCSRGVEGRVEVRQLGPPQNTAMRAQARSAWMGDA